In one Scomber japonicus isolate fScoJap1 chromosome 6, fScoJap1.pri, whole genome shotgun sequence genomic region, the following are encoded:
- the tirap gene encoding toll/interleukin-1 receptor domain-containing adapter protein → MTSVSNSSLSFTSSSCSSSPSSRTTSPKPPQSPPALSSPLRWSLKYDVLVCHSSDPSDTEEAVHLVSFLEAHSLRCFLVHRDTCPGGAFSTELCEAIQNSHLRALLITPNFLQDEWCMYMMHQALSEGPMSNRMLPLVHNLPHSQYPQELKFRFYFDLGKHPDQCYTRVSNTVVQCE, encoded by the coding sequence atGACTTCTGTTAGCAATTCATCACTTTCATTTACATCATCATCTTGTTCTTCGTCACCATCATCAAGGACAACTTCCCCTAAACCACCACAGTCACCACCTGCTCTGAGCTCACCACTGAGATGGAGTCTAAAATATGATGTGTTAGTGTGCCATAGCTCAGATCCCAGTGACACTGAGGAGGCTGTACACCTGGTCTCTTTTCTGGAGGCCCACAGTCTTCGGTGCTTTCTTGTGCACAGGGACACATGTCCAGGAGGTGCATTTTCCACAGAATTATGTGAGGCTATACAGAACAGCCACTTGAGGGCTCTGCTCATCACTCCTAACTTCCTGCAGGATGAATGGTGCATGTATATGATGCACCAGGCACTGTCAGAGGGGCCAATGTCTAATCGCATGCTTCCACTGGTTCATAACCTGCCACACTCTCAGTACCCTCAGGAACTCAAGTTTCGCTTCTACTTCGACCTTGGCAAGCATCCTGACCAATGTTATACTCGTGTCAGCAACACTGTGGTACAATGTGAGTAA
- the srpra gene encoding signal recognition particle receptor subunit alpha, which translates to MLDFFTIFSKGGIVLWCFQGAGVTESFTGPVNALIRSVILQERSGNNSYTHEALSLKYKLDNEFELIFVVGFQKILTLTYVDKFIDDVQLHFRDRYKNELEQKGALKLLCNNFEFEEDFKILLREAEESCKIRSPATMRTFKESEKSQKTVKSMIETKGGDKGKEQGGKKNKNTKKEAPAAEPVKVDQGKASSAGQKTVENGNQGLTHDEIMQKKREEFFRKRTAGPVEKSSKSPKPQKPREKQMRVWDMGGSSTKNLDYSDRNGDGSPNGGDQNLEAQNDPGMQLNSMKGDLLSVDYESTEEDEEMEEEEEEERVVVSETSKTSSKKGGGFGGMFGMLKGLVGSKSLTRDDMESVLDKMRDHLIAKNVAAEIASQLCDSVAKKLEGKVMGTFTTVASTVKQALQDSLVQILQPKRRVDILRDVMEAQCQRRPFVITFCGVNGVGKSTNLAKISFWLIENGFTVLIAACDTFRAGAVEQLRTHQRRLNSLHPPEQHGGRPVVQLYEKGYGKDAAGIAMEAIAYARNQGFDVVLVDTAGRMQDNAPLMTALAKLIAVNMPDLVLFVGEALVGNEAVDQLVKFNQALADHSMSDKPRLIDGIVLTKFDTIDDKVGAAISMTYITGQPIVFVGTGQTYNDLRSLNARAVVGALMKA; encoded by the exons ATGCTCGATTTCTTCACCATCTTCAGCAAAGGGGGGATAGTGTTGTGGTGTTTTCAGGGAGCTGGGGTCACTGAATCCTTCACCGGGCCTGTCAACGCCTTGATCCGCTCCGTGATCCTTCAG GAGCGAAGTGGGAACAATTCATACACTCATGAGGCCCTGAGTCTTAAATACAAGCTGGATAATGAGTTTGAGTTGATTTTTGTG GTGGGTTTTCAAAAGATCCTAACGCTGACCTATGTGGACAAATTCATAGACGATGTTCAGCTTCATTTTAGGGATCGTTATAAGAATGAGCTGGAGCAGAAGGGAGCATTGAAGCTTCTCTGCAACAATTTTGAATTCGAGGAAGACTTTAAGATACTTCTGAG agaggcagaggagagctGCAAAATTCGAAGCCCTGCCACCATGCGGACCTTCAAGGAGTCCGAGAAATCACAAAAAACTGTGAAGTCGATGATTGAGACAAAAGGTGGGGACAAAGGCAAGGAACAGGGTGGcaagaagaataaaaacaccaaaaaggagg CTCCTGCAGCTGAGCCTGTCAAAGTGGATCAAGGTAAGGCCTCATCTGCTGGCCAGAAGACGGTTGAGAATGGTAACCAGGGCTTGACTCATGATGAGATCAtgcagaagaagagagaggaattCTTTCGCAAGCGCACAGCAGGACCTGTTGAAAAATCCAG TAAGTCTCCAAAGCCTCAGAAGCCTCGGGAGAAACAAATGCGTGTTTGGGACATGGGTGGTAGCAGCACCAAGAACCTGGACTACAGTGACAGGAACGGAGATGGTTCCCCCAATGGTGGTGACCAGAACCTGGAAGCACAAAATGACCCA GGGATGCAGCTTAACTCCATGAAGGGAGACCTGCTGTCTGTGGACTACGAGTCcactgaggaagatgaagagatggaggaggaggaggaagaggagagagtggtTGTCAGTGAGACAAGCAAGACAAG CTCCAAAAAGGGTGGCGGTTTTGGGGGCATGTTTGGGATGCTGAAGGGTCTGGTGGGCTCCAAGAGCCTGACCCGTGACGATATGGAATCAGTTCTGGACAAGATGAGGGACCACCTCATTG CGAAGAATGTAGCAGCCGAAATTGCCTCCCAGCTCTGTGACTCTGTAGCCAAAAAACTGGAGGGCAAAGTCATGGGCACATTCACCA CTGTTGCCTCAACGGTAAAGCAGGCCCTGCAGGACTCACTGGTGCAGATCCTGCAGCCCAAGCGAAGAGTGGACATTCTGCGAGATGTCATGGAGGCACAATGCCAGCGAAGGCCCTTTGTCATTACATTTTGTGGTGTAAATGGGGTTGGAAAATCCACCAACCTGGCCAAG ATCTCCTTCTGGCTGATAGAGAATGGTTTCACAGTGCTGATCGCAGCCTGTGACACGTTTCGTGCCGGGGCGGTGGAGCAGCTCCGCACACATCAGCGCCGCCTCAACTCTCTGCATCCTCCAGAGCAGCACGGAGGACGGCCGGTAGTCCAGCTCTATGAGAAGGGCTACGGGAAGGATGCTGCTGGAATTGCAATGGAGGCCATTGCATATG CCCGCAACCAGGGTTTTGACGTGGTGCTGGTGGACACTGCAGGGCGTATGCAGGACAACGCCCCCTTAATGACAGCCCTGGCCAAACTTATCGCAGTCAACATGCCTGACCTTGTGCTATTTGTCGGGGAGGCTCTGGTGGGCAACGAAGCAGTTGATCAGCTG GTAAAGTTCAATCAGGCTCTGGCAGACCACTCCATGTCTGACAAGCCTCGCCTCATAGATGGAATTGTTCTCACTAAATTTGACACCATCGACGACAAG GTTGGTGCTGCCATCTCCATGACCTACATCACAGGCCAGCCTATTGTGTTCGTGGGCACAGGGCAGACTTACAACGATCTGCGCAGCCTGAACGCCCGCGCTGTGGTCGGCGCCCTGATGAAAGCTTAA